A DNA window from Maribellus comscasis contains the following coding sequences:
- a CDS encoding error-prone DNA polymerase, producing the protein MDYVELQVTTNFSFLRGGSHPEEIVERAAELRYKAIAVTDRNTLAGIVRAHVTARGKNIRFIPGCRLDLLDGPSLLAYPTNNSAYSNLTGLLTEGNLCAEKGECYLYRTDVYKYAEGIKFIVVPPGALNEDFDFEPEFIKVLEEYKEMLGENLYLGANFSYHGDDHKKLFRLSQLGEHLNIPMVATNNVYYHVSERRELQDILTCVREKCTIHTAGFKLHQNAERYLKSAKEMRRLFRDYPKAIYHAQEIADACRFSLDELKYLYPEEITSEGRTPMEELIHLTWKGANERFDNQISEEIKATIEMELEFIGRKDYASYFLTVYDYVREARSRGILCQGRGSAANSVVCYCLGVTSVDPSKFNLLFARFMSDERNEPPDIDVDFEHERREEIMQYIYEKYGRDRAGIVATVTRMHWKGAVRDVGKAMGLSTDAINVLSKSAYEFTEDWFGGKAAPSESFNAKDPHLRKVVELTLQYKGFPRQLGQHTGGFVITRGKLHELCPILNARMEDRTCVEWNKDDIEALGFMKVDVLALGMLTCIRKAFDLAKEHYNKNFTLANIPQDDKKVYDMIGHADTLGVFQIESRAQMSMLPRLKPQNFYDLVIEVAIVRPGPIQGDMVHPYLKRRKGLEPVVYPSKELEDILGRTLGVPLFQEQAMEIAIVAAGFTPAEADGLRRSMATFKSKGKVSWYREKLVGGMVKKGYEKEFAERVFKQIEGFGSYGFPESHAASFALLVYISSWIKCYYPDIFAAALLNSQPMGFYRPAQIVIDARRHGVEVRPVDINYSCWDNSLEEKSGRYCAVRLGFRQAKGLREYDIERLVAGRSVSYKNINELLDLGVSPSALERLADADAFRSIGLDRRQALWEVSALYDHPTGIFTGTPSLSVEEGVTTLPAMTSGEHVIQDYASISLSLKAHPVSFLRRKLNRFQVTPTSELSKMKDGQRVKVCGLTTVRQRPGTAKGVIFITIEDETGFANLVVWAKIFEKYRKVILQSRLLMVAGKLQIEGEVIHVVVNECFNMNELMSIEMEGRNLGSMSKPINAQKETNKKEAENGKYHDNKVVQGKLFPSRDFK; encoded by the coding sequence ATGGATTATGTAGAATTGCAGGTGACGACAAATTTCTCATTTCTTCGGGGCGGTTCGCACCCGGAAGAAATCGTTGAGCGGGCGGCTGAACTGAGGTACAAAGCAATTGCAGTTACTGACCGAAATACTCTCGCAGGAATTGTACGGGCTCATGTGACTGCGCGGGGAAAAAATATCCGTTTTATTCCCGGGTGTCGCCTCGATTTGCTGGATGGACCAAGTTTACTAGCCTATCCAACAAACAATTCAGCCTATTCCAACTTAACAGGATTACTCACTGAAGGCAACCTGTGTGCTGAAAAAGGAGAATGCTATTTGTACCGGACAGACGTTTACAAATACGCTGAAGGTATAAAATTTATTGTCGTTCCTCCGGGGGCGCTGAATGAAGATTTTGATTTTGAACCGGAGTTTATAAAAGTCTTGGAAGAGTACAAAGAAATGTTGGGAGAGAATCTTTATCTTGGTGCAAATTTCTCTTATCATGGTGATGACCATAAGAAATTGTTCCGGCTTTCTCAATTGGGAGAACATTTGAACATCCCGATGGTGGCTACCAACAATGTGTACTACCATGTGTCTGAACGCCGGGAGTTGCAGGATATTCTGACCTGTGTCCGGGAGAAATGTACCATTCATACGGCCGGTTTCAAACTTCATCAGAATGCAGAACGTTACCTGAAGTCTGCGAAGGAGATGCGACGCCTTTTCCGGGATTATCCCAAAGCAATCTACCATGCACAGGAAATAGCAGATGCCTGCCGGTTTTCACTCGATGAGTTAAAATATCTCTATCCGGAAGAAATTACCAGTGAAGGGAGAACACCAATGGAAGAATTGATTCATCTTACCTGGAAAGGGGCGAATGAGCGTTTTGATAATCAGATTTCTGAAGAAATCAAAGCTACTATTGAAATGGAACTGGAATTTATAGGGCGAAAAGATTATGCCTCCTATTTTCTGACAGTATATGATTATGTGCGTGAAGCCAGGAGCAGAGGGATTCTTTGTCAGGGACGTGGTTCAGCGGCCAACTCAGTTGTTTGCTATTGCCTGGGGGTTACCTCTGTCGATCCTTCCAAATTTAATTTATTGTTTGCACGGTTTATGAGCGATGAACGAAACGAACCGCCTGATATTGATGTGGATTTTGAACATGAACGCCGTGAGGAGATCATGCAGTACATTTATGAAAAATATGGACGTGACCGCGCCGGTATTGTTGCTACCGTAACACGAATGCATTGGAAAGGAGCAGTGCGTGATGTGGGAAAAGCTATGGGCTTATCAACCGATGCCATCAATGTTCTTTCCAAGTCGGCGTATGAGTTTACTGAAGACTGGTTTGGAGGGAAAGCTGCACCATCAGAAAGTTTTAATGCCAAAGACCCGCATCTGCGTAAAGTAGTAGAACTTACCTTGCAGTATAAAGGTTTTCCACGACAACTGGGGCAACACACAGGTGGTTTTGTTATTACCAGGGGAAAGCTGCATGAATTGTGTCCCATTTTAAATGCCCGCATGGAGGATCGTACTTGTGTTGAATGGAACAAAGATGATATTGAGGCATTGGGCTTTATGAAAGTGGATGTACTGGCTCTGGGTATGCTGACCTGTATCCGCAAAGCATTTGATCTTGCCAAAGAACATTATAATAAGAATTTCACCTTAGCCAATATTCCACAGGATGATAAAAAGGTTTATGATATGATTGGCCATGCCGATACTCTCGGCGTATTTCAAATTGAAAGCCGTGCACAAATGTCCATGTTACCACGGTTGAAACCTCAAAATTTTTATGACCTTGTTATCGAAGTAGCTATTGTGAGGCCTGGGCCGATACAGGGCGACATGGTACATCCTTATTTGAAAAGACGCAAAGGACTGGAGCCGGTGGTGTATCCTTCCAAAGAACTGGAAGATATTTTAGGACGAACCTTGGGGGTTCCTTTATTTCAGGAACAGGCCATGGAAATTGCCATTGTAGCTGCCGGGTTTACACCCGCTGAAGCTGACGGATTAAGAAGAAGTATGGCTACATTTAAATCAAAAGGTAAAGTAAGCTGGTACCGGGAAAAACTGGTGGGAGGGATGGTAAAAAAAGGCTATGAAAAAGAGTTTGCAGAGCGCGTGTTTAAGCAGATTGAAGGTTTTGGAAGTTATGGTTTTCCCGAAAGCCACGCAGCCAGTTTTGCATTGCTGGTGTACATCTCATCCTGGATTAAATGTTATTATCCCGATATATTTGCTGCGGCACTGCTTAACAGCCAGCCCATGGGTTTCTACCGACCTGCTCAAATTGTTATCGATGCCCGCAGACATGGTGTGGAAGTAAGACCGGTTGATATCAATTATTCCTGCTGGGATAATAGCCTTGAAGAAAAAAGTGGTCGTTATTGTGCTGTTCGGTTGGGATTCCGGCAGGCAAAAGGCCTCAGGGAATATGATATAGAAAGGCTTGTAGCTGGCAGGTCTGTGTCTTACAAAAATATCAATGAATTACTTGATCTTGGCGTTTCACCATCTGCTTTGGAGAGACTTGCCGATGCAGATGCTTTTCGCTCGATTGGTCTGGATCGGAGACAGGCACTGTGGGAAGTTTCTGCTTTGTATGATCATCCCACCGGAATATTCACCGGAACACCTTCTCTAAGTGTAGAGGAAGGAGTTACAACATTGCCGGCAATGACTTCCGGAGAGCACGTGATACAGGACTATGCCAGTATCTCTCTGTCGCTTAAAGCACATCCTGTGAGTTTTCTTCGCCGGAAACTGAATCGCTTTCAGGTTACACCAACTTCAGAATTAAGTAAAATGAAAGATGGCCAAAGGGTTAAAGTGTGTGGCTTAACAACTGTTAGGCAGCGCCCCGGGACGGCTAAAGGTGTAATATTTATTACCATTGAGGATGAAACCGGTTTTGCCAATCTGGTGGTTTGGGCAAAAATTTTTGAAAAATACCGTAAAGTAATTTTGCAATCCCGCTTACTTATGGTCGCAGGTAAACTGCAGATTGAAGGAGAAGTTATTCATGTAGTTGTCAATGAGTGTTTTAATATGAACGAATTGATGAGTATAGAAATGGAAGGACGTAATCTTGGTTCCATGAGTAAACCGATAAATGCTCAAAAAGAGACTAATAAGAAGGAGGCCGAAAACGGGAAATATCATGATAATAAAGTGGTGCAAGGTAAACTCTTTCCTTCAAGGGATTTTAAATAA
- a CDS encoding Y-family DNA polymerase, with product MRRRYMSIWFRHFATDRMARLHPELKGKAFLLYAPERGRMVVKASSQALSKEGIAPGMVVADVRAILPSVEVFPDEPKAEEKFLSDLAEWCFRYTPAVATDSPDGLILDISGCPHLWGGELSYLKTIISRLQKGGYDVRAAIADTIGTAWAIAHYGTDQPIVASGKQAEALLTLPPAALRLDDITLQRMGKLGFRQISQFIHIPRSNLRRRFGDGLLIRLGQALGTEHETFYPVQPAPVYQERLPCLEPIRTAKGIEIALSRLLETLCERFSREGKGMRTGIFKGYRIDGEVEQIGIGTSRASRNAAHLFKLFELKISEIEPALGIELFVLEATLVEDVGETQEALWNTGGNNPKVIAELLDNIAGKVGMQAIHRYLPQEHYWPESSVKEVNSLEEQPETEWRTDRPRPLHLLPRPEPVDVMVVLPDYPPLHFRYKGNIIRVVKADGPERIEQEWWLQTGPPRDYYRVEDENGARYWLFRLGLYGNEKPQWFLHGFFV from the coding sequence ATGCGTAGGCGTTATATGTCCATCTGGTTTCGTCATTTTGCCACAGACAGGATGGCCAGGCTACATCCGGAGCTTAAGGGAAAAGCTTTCCTCTTGTACGCTCCTGAACGTGGCCGGATGGTAGTCAAAGCTTCCAGTCAGGCTTTGAGTAAGGAAGGTATAGCACCCGGCATGGTCGTAGCCGATGTAAGGGCTATACTTCCTTCTGTTGAAGTATTTCCTGATGAGCCGAAGGCAGAGGAAAAGTTTCTGTCGGATTTGGCGGAATGGTGTTTTCGTTATACTCCTGCAGTTGCCACCGACTCTCCGGACGGGTTGATACTGGACATATCCGGATGTCCTCATCTGTGGGGAGGAGAACTCTCTTATCTTAAAACAATCATAAGCCGTCTTCAGAAAGGTGGATATGATGTACGTGCTGCGATAGCTGATACCATTGGTACAGCCTGGGCAATTGCACATTACGGTACAGATCAGCCCATCGTTGCTTCAGGAAAGCAGGCTGAGGCCCTTCTTACTCTTCCGCCTGCTGCTTTGCGACTGGATGATATCACTCTGCAACGTATGGGAAAACTTGGATTCAGACAAATCAGTCAGTTTATCCATATTCCCCGTTCAAATCTGCGCAGACGCTTTGGCGATGGTTTGCTTATCCGGTTAGGACAAGCTTTGGGAACAGAGCACGAAACTTTTTACCCTGTGCAACCGGCTCCTGTTTACCAGGAGCGGCTGCCTTGCCTGGAACCCATTCGTACAGCTAAAGGAATCGAAATTGCACTCAGTCGCCTGCTGGAAACTTTGTGTGAACGCTTTTCCAGGGAAGGGAAAGGTATGCGGACGGGGATATTTAAAGGGTATCGTATTGACGGGGAGGTTGAGCAAATCGGTATTGGTACCAGCAGGGCATCCCGGAATGCAGCACATCTTTTTAAGCTGTTCGAACTTAAAATATCAGAAATAGAACCGGCACTTGGAATTGAGCTTTTTGTTCTGGAAGCCACGTTGGTTGAGGATGTCGGTGAGACACAGGAGGCATTGTGGAATACGGGGGGGAATAACCCCAAAGTCATTGCAGAATTATTGGATAACATTGCCGGAAAGGTGGGAATGCAGGCTATTCACCGCTATCTGCCACAGGAACATTACTGGCCGGAGAGTTCAGTAAAGGAAGTTAACTCCCTGGAAGAACAACCCGAAACAGAGTGGCGCACTGATCGCCCCAGGCCACTTCACCTTTTACCCAGGCCCGAACCTGTAGATGTTATGGTTGTACTTCCTGATTATCCGCCGCTGCACTTTCGGTACAAGGGAAATATTATTCGGGTTGTCAAAGCTGACGGACCGGAGCGGATAGAACAGGAGTGGTGGCTTCAAACAGGGCCACCGAGGGATTATTACCGGGTAGAAGATGAAAACGGAGCACGTTACTGGTTGTTTCGACTTGGTTTATACGGAAATGAAAAACCACAATGGTTTCTTCATGGATTTTTTGTCTGA
- a CDS encoding ImuA family protein — MKELTGKKEIIRQLREKIFTLEGFSTGADILQSDFALGPVNSSFPGGTFPVGTIHEFVSPTEASFAAANGFISGLLSTLLKKGGSCIWISAGRKLFPPALKFFGIEPHHVIFIDARKEKEALWVTEQALKCSSLAAVVAELRNVSFAESRRLQLAVGESRVTGFLHRHHPYINNTLACVSRWQIRPVVSWLPEGIPGVGFPRWEVELMKIRNGRPGKWQFEWRDGVFRHLPAQKQIISGSVTAKKERYA, encoded by the coding sequence ATGAAAGAGTTGACCGGGAAAAAGGAAATTATCAGGCAGTTGAGGGAGAAGATATTTACACTGGAAGGATTCAGCACCGGGGCAGATATCCTGCAGTCTGATTTTGCTTTGGGGCCTGTGAACAGTTCATTTCCCGGAGGTACTTTTCCTGTTGGGACAATACATGAATTTGTTAGTCCAACGGAGGCAAGTTTTGCTGCAGCAAATGGTTTTATTTCCGGACTGTTAAGTACACTTCTGAAAAAGGGAGGCTCCTGTATATGGATAAGTGCCGGTCGCAAATTGTTTCCTCCGGCTTTGAAATTTTTCGGGATTGAGCCACACCATGTAATATTCATCGATGCAAGGAAAGAAAAGGAAGCTCTTTGGGTCACAGAGCAGGCTCTGAAATGCAGTTCACTTGCGGCTGTTGTCGCCGAATTAAGGAACGTCAGTTTTGCAGAATCAAGGAGGCTGCAGCTGGCTGTAGGGGAGAGCCGGGTTACAGGCTTTTTGCATCGTCATCATCCATACATAAATAATACCCTTGCCTGTGTGTCCCGGTGGCAGATTAGACCCGTAGTAAGCTGGTTACCGGAAGGGATTCCGGGGGTTGGATTTCCTCGTTGGGAGGTAGAACTGATGAAGATACGAAATGGCAGGCCCGGAAAATGGCAGTTCGAATGGAGGGATGGAGTATTCAGGCATCTTCCTGCTCAAAAGCAAATTATTTCCGGTTCTGTAACTGCAAAAAAAGAGCGGTATGCGTAG
- a CDS encoding XRE family transcriptional regulator → MNNRPQKIFFARNIKFLRERKKMSQEILAAQLGLTRAKLAAIEAGNTKSPQPEDYLNFSDFFKISIDTLLKIDLSKLGELKMRDLEAGNDVYIRGGNLRVLAISVDRSNNENVEYVPVKAKAGYMAGYNDPEFIAALPKYSIPNLPVQGTFRIFPSTGDSMLPVPESSDIIAQYVADWTAIKPNTPCIVILKEQQDFVFKMVTIHPNGTILLKSLNPEYKPYLVEAGDVMEIWQFYAYTSRKFPEARSEMATILAAIKNLEEKIGKNKSK, encoded by the coding sequence ATGAATAATAGACCTCAAAAAATATTTTTTGCCCGGAACATCAAATTTCTACGGGAACGAAAAAAAATGAGTCAGGAAATTCTTGCAGCTCAACTGGGATTGACCCGTGCCAAGCTTGCGGCTATTGAAGCCGGCAACACAAAATCGCCACAGCCGGAGGACTATCTGAATTTCTCGGATTTTTTTAAAATAAGCATCGATACCTTATTAAAAATAGATCTTTCAAAACTGGGGGAGCTAAAAATGCGGGACCTGGAGGCCGGGAACGATGTGTATATCCGTGGAGGGAACCTGCGGGTGCTGGCTATTTCAGTAGACCGGTCAAATAATGAAAATGTGGAATACGTTCCGGTGAAAGCAAAAGCAGGTTACATGGCAGGATACAACGACCCGGAATTTATTGCCGCCCTGCCCAAATATTCAATTCCCAACCTACCCGTCCAGGGGACATTCCGTATCTTTCCCTCCACCGGGGATTCCATGTTGCCCGTTCCCGAAAGCAGTGACATCATCGCGCAATATGTAGCAGACTGGACAGCCATCAAACCCAATACTCCCTGTATTGTCATCCTGAAAGAACAACAGGACTTTGTATTTAAAATGGTAACAATACATCCGAATGGCACCATTCTTTTAAAATCGCTCAATCCGGAATACAAACCTTATCTGGTAGAGGCTGGTGATGTGATGGAAATATGGCAATTTTACGCTTATACCAGCAGAAAATTCCCTGAAGCCCGTTCTGAAATGGCAACCATTCTGGCTGCCATAAAGAATCTGGAAGAAAAAATAGGAAAAAATAAATCGAAATAA
- a CDS encoding helix-turn-helix domain-containing protein has translation MEYKAKYITEDIKLSSYEDNFFKSDIMFDHHMLIWFISGETKIVQSDATYHFKTGDIFLIPRNQLATIINYPKHSQPHKTVVMHLSTARLRDFYSKLDVNLKLSASPQILSYNNHPLLQSCLSSLIPYFEMTDIPVEIASLKITEAISILRSIDKKIDNVLANFEEPGKVDLVGFMEKNFIFNLPLEKFGYLTGRSLTTFKRDFKKAFCLTPQRWLTQKRLELAHYRLTQNKSKPIDICYEVGFENLSHFSFAFKKKFGYPPTQLKEHKSNISC, from the coding sequence ATGGAATATAAGGCAAAATATATCACCGAAGACATAAAGTTATCCTCATATGAGGATAACTTTTTCAAGTCGGACATTATGTTTGACCACCATATGCTTATCTGGTTCATTTCGGGCGAAACAAAAATCGTTCAGTCTGATGCTACTTATCATTTTAAAACCGGAGATATATTTTTAATTCCAAGAAATCAGTTAGCTACAATAATTAACTATCCTAAACACAGCCAACCGCACAAAACGGTTGTGATGCATCTCTCCACAGCAAGGTTAAGGGATTTTTATTCGAAACTTGATGTTAATCTAAAACTGTCAGCTTCGCCTCAAATATTGAGCTACAACAACCATCCTTTATTACAAAGTTGCCTTTCTTCTCTAATTCCCTATTTTGAAATGACCGATATCCCGGTAGAAATTGCCTCATTAAAAATAACAGAAGCCATCAGTATCCTCAGAAGCATCGACAAAAAAATTGACAATGTTTTGGCCAACTTTGAGGAACCCGGTAAAGTTGATTTAGTCGGTTTTATGGAAAAGAATTTTATATTTAATCTTCCGTTGGAAAAATTTGGTTATCTGACAGGCCGAAGTTTAACAACCTTCAAAAGAGACTTTAAGAAAGCATTTTGCTTAACGCCCCAACGATGGCTGACACAAAAACGGCTTGAACTCGCACATTATCGCTTAACACAAAATAAATCGAAACCCATAGATATATGTTATGAGGTAGGTTTTGAAAATCTTTCACATTTCTCGTTTGCTTTTAAAAAGAAATTTGGTTACCCGCCAACACAATTAAAAGAGCATAAGAGTAATATTAGCTGTTAA
- a CDS encoding SDR family NAD(P)-dependent oxidoreductase: protein MKQNNYQGALQKALNSGFNAQSTTNEVINGINLEGKIAIVTGGNTGIGLETTKTLASAGAVVIVPARDIDKAKRNLNGIRNVEIEPMDLMNPDSIDAFANKFLVSARPLHLLINNAGIMWVPLRRDKRGIESQLATNYLAQFQLTARLWPALKKANGARVVNVSSQGHQFSPFNFDDPNFQEHEYETLAAYGQSKTAVNLFSLELDNRAKAFNVRSYSLHPGSINGTELAREASLELFQQMGFLDEKGNMKPEVVASLKTIPQGAATTVWAATSPLLDDLGGVYCEDVNIAEINHGQTFSAGVKQYSLDEANAKELWALSEKMTGITFNISKP from the coding sequence ATGAAACAAAACAATTATCAGGGAGCGTTGCAAAAAGCATTAAACAGTGGTTTTAACGCACAATCAACGACAAACGAAGTTATCAACGGTATTAATCTTGAAGGGAAAATCGCCATCGTAACCGGAGGAAATACCGGTATCGGTTTGGAAACAACCAAAACATTGGCTTCCGCGGGTGCAGTAGTCATCGTTCCGGCAAGAGACATTGACAAAGCCAAACGTAATTTAAATGGCATTCGAAACGTAGAAATTGAGCCAATGGATTTGATGAATCCGGATTCAATCGATGCGTTTGCAAATAAATTTCTGGTTTCGGCCAGGCCGCTTCACCTGCTCATCAACAATGCCGGAATTATGTGGGTTCCCCTGCGCAGGGATAAGCGGGGAATAGAATCACAACTGGCAACAAACTACCTTGCACAATTTCAACTTACCGCAAGACTTTGGCCTGCACTAAAAAAAGCTAATGGAGCAAGAGTTGTTAATGTATCTTCACAAGGCCATCAATTCTCACCCTTTAACTTTGATGACCCTAATTTTCAGGAACACGAATATGAAACACTTGCAGCATATGGTCAATCCAAAACTGCTGTGAACCTGTTTTCACTGGAATTGGATAATCGTGCAAAAGCTTTCAATGTCAGGTCTTATTCATTACATCCGGGGTCTATAAACGGAACCGAGTTGGCAAGAGAAGCTTCTTTGGAATTGTTTCAGCAAATGGGATTTTTGGATGAGAAAGGAAACATGAAGCCTGAAGTTGTCGCGTCATTAAAAACAATTCCGCAAGGGGCGGCAACAACGGTTTGGGCTGCCACCAGTCCCTTGCTTGATGACCTGGGTGGTGTTTACTGCGAGGATGTAAACATTGCAGAAATAAATCACGGACAAACATTTTCTGCAGGAGTAAAACAGTACTCACTGGATGAAGCTAACGCAAAAGAATTATGGGCATTAAGCGAGAAAATGACGGGAATAACATTTAATATTTCAAAACCCTAG